Proteins encoded in a region of the Bdellovibrionota bacterium genome:
- a CDS encoding DUF192 domain-containing protein, which translates to MKFFLASIFMFLLFPSLSKAQFMEEPKCEMILKAQFKKAKLKICNQTLDVDIADNDVLRAFGLMCRESLGENNGMIFVFENERTLSFWMKNTKLPLSIGYLDKNKTLIDTYDLEPFSEKPVLSSKPAVYALETNRGWFKKNKIKAGCKFDFVTKGQ; encoded by the coding sequence ATGAAATTTTTTTTAGCCTCAATATTTATGTTTTTATTATTTCCTAGCTTGTCAAAAGCCCAGTTCATGGAGGAACCAAAATGCGAAATGATATTAAAAGCCCAGTTTAAAAAGGCAAAATTAAAAATTTGCAATCAAACACTAGACGTTGATATAGCAGACAATGATGTGTTGAGAGCTTTTGGACTAATGTGCAGAGAGAGCCTTGGTGAGAATAACGGGATGATCTTTGTCTTTGAAAACGAAAGAACTTTGTCATTTTGGATGAAGAACACAAAGCTTCCACTTAGCATTGGGTATTTAGACAAAAATAAAACACTTATAGACACTTACGATCTAGAGCCGTTCAGTGAAAAACCTGTTTTAAGTTCAAAACCCGCGGTCTATGCACTTGAAACCAATAGAGGTTGGTTCAAGAAAAACAAAATCAAAGCAGGTTGTAAATTTGATTTTGTGACTAAAGGGCAGTAG
- a CDS encoding Ppx/GppA phosphatase family protein — protein sequence MRVAAIDLGSNSFLCLIAEKDKNGNIKEVYDTIEFVKLGEGVHKNKAFSEGALERAEFAFQKFQKQIEKHKVEKIASVATSAARDVSNKDKFFDLGKKYGIPIEIISGENEGDYTYLGVLSSRPKKPNFSVLDIGGGSTEIAYRSNDSLKAKSFNVGCVRLTELFLKSNPERDFEIVEFRNYLKEKMPFMDFGNLEMVAVAGTPTTLASLHLKREFDPSVIDNFQLTKTHIKDLIKKLHELTIEERKKLTGIDAPRADVIMAGALILEHVLEICKLDSVTVSCRGVRYGLAYKMLGCH from the coding sequence TTGAGAGTTGCAGCGATTGATCTTGGATCAAATTCATTTTTATGCTTGATTGCCGAAAAAGATAAAAACGGAAACATTAAAGAAGTTTATGACACCATAGAATTTGTAAAGCTTGGTGAAGGCGTTCATAAGAACAAAGCATTCTCAGAGGGAGCCCTAGAAAGAGCAGAGTTTGCGTTTCAAAAATTTCAAAAGCAAATTGAAAAACATAAAGTAGAAAAAATTGCTTCTGTAGCGACAAGCGCTGCAAGAGATGTCAGTAACAAAGATAAATTCTTTGACCTTGGTAAGAAATACGGAATTCCAATAGAAATTATTAGCGGAGAAAACGAGGGTGACTATACATATTTAGGAGTTCTCTCTAGCAGACCAAAGAAGCCGAACTTCTCTGTTCTCGACATTGGCGGAGGGTCTACAGAAATTGCGTATCGGTCAAATGATTCGCTGAAAGCCAAAAGCTTTAACGTTGGCTGTGTAAGGCTGACAGAACTTTTTTTGAAATCAAATCCTGAAAGGGACTTTGAAATAGTAGAATTTAGAAACTATTTAAAAGAAAAAATGCCATTCATGGATTTTGGAAATCTTGAAATGGTAGCCGTTGCGGGAACCCCCACTACCCTAGCAAGTTTGCATTTAAAAAGAGAGTTTGATCCAAGTGTGATTGATAATTTTCAATTAACAAAAACACATATAAAAGATTTAATCAAAAAACTTCATGAATTAACTATTGAGGAAAGAAAAAAACTCACGGGAATTGATGCTCCAAGAGCAGATGTCATAATGGCAGGCGCATTGATTCTTGAACATGTATTAGAAATATGTAAACTAGATTCAGTAACTGTTTCATGTCGTGGAGTTAGGTACGGTTTGGCCTATAAAATGTTAGGATGTCATTAG
- the gatB gene encoding Asp-tRNA(Asn)/Glu-tRNA(Gln) amidotransferase subunit GatB, which translates to MAYSDYETVIGLEIHAQFLVNSKLFCRCSARYGGGDNENTCPVCTGMPGALPVLNEKVVEFAVKTGLALNCKVNQKSVFSRKNYFYPDLPKGYQISQFDEPVCGNGHIEILLDGEKKKIGITRAHIEEDAGKSTHHGEFTLVNLNRSSVPLLEIVSEPDMRSPQEAAEYARTVRSVLRYLGVCDGNLEEGSMRCDCNVSVRKKGETKLGTRTELKNINSFRFIEKAIQYEIERQIDSIEAGQAIVQETRLYDSTKNKTFSMRSKEEAHDYRYFPEPDLIPLKFDEAYIAKIKTSLPELPNQRSARFQKDYSLPEYDALILTIEKEMADYYETVVKTCGNAKLASNWIMSELLRELNNSKKEISDCPIKPEALGEMIMMIDKGTISGKIAKTVFAEMFTSGKSPKDIVASQGLTQITDTSAIEKIIDEVMTANPNQLNDYRSGKDKLFGFFVGQAMKASKGQASPEMLNDLLKKKLKG; encoded by the coding sequence ATGGCATATAGTGATTACGAAACAGTCATAGGTTTAGAAATCCACGCGCAGTTTTTGGTGAATTCAAAATTATTTTGTAGATGTTCTGCGAGATACGGCGGTGGTGATAATGAAAATACTTGTCCGGTTTGTACAGGGATGCCTGGCGCTCTGCCTGTTTTGAATGAAAAAGTTGTAGAGTTTGCTGTGAAAACAGGACTTGCGCTCAATTGTAAAGTGAATCAAAAGTCAGTTTTCTCAAGAAAAAACTATTTCTATCCAGATTTACCTAAAGGATATCAAATTTCTCAATTCGATGAGCCCGTTTGTGGAAATGGACATATTGAAATTCTATTGGATGGTGAGAAGAAGAAAATCGGAATCACAAGAGCGCACATCGAAGAAGATGCGGGAAAGTCTACGCACCACGGAGAATTCACACTCGTAAACTTAAACAGAAGTTCGGTTCCACTTTTAGAAATCGTGTCTGAACCAGATATGAGATCTCCACAAGAGGCTGCGGAATATGCAAGAACAGTTCGCTCAGTCCTAAGATATCTCGGCGTTTGCGACGGAAATCTAGAAGAAGGCTCGATGAGATGCGATTGCAATGTGAGTGTTCGCAAAAAAGGCGAAACAAAGCTAGGGACCAGAACAGAATTAAAAAATATCAACTCATTTAGATTTATTGAAAAAGCCATTCAATATGAAATCGAAAGACAAATTGATTCCATTGAAGCAGGACAAGCTATTGTTCAAGAAACAAGATTGTACGACTCGACAAAAAATAAAACTTTCTCAATGAGATCTAAAGAAGAGGCTCACGATTATAGATATTTTCCGGAACCAGATTTGATTCCATTGAAATTTGATGAAGCGTACATTGCAAAAATCAAAACAAGTCTGCCGGAGCTCCCGAACCAAAGATCAGCGAGGTTCCAAAAAGACTACTCTCTCCCGGAATATGATGCCTTGATCTTAACAATCGAAAAAGAAATGGCAGATTACTATGAAACAGTTGTTAAAACTTGCGGGAATGCAAAATTGGCATCGAACTGGATTATGTCTGAGCTTTTAAGAGAACTGAACAACTCTAAAAAAGAAATTTCAGATTGCCCTATTAAACCAGAAGCACTTGGTGAAATGATTATGATGATCGATAAAGGAACAATTTCTGGAAAAATTGCTAAAACAGTTTTTGCCGAAATGTTTACTTCGGGAAAATCTCCAAAAGACATCGTAGCTAGCCAGGGCTTAACGCAGATCACAGACACCTCGGCGATTGAAAAAATCATTGATGAAGTGATGACGGCAAATCCAAATCAACTGAATGACTATAGATCTGGAAAAGATAAGCTCTTTGGCTTCTTTGTGGGTCAGGCCATGAAGGCGTCAAAAGGCCAAGCAAGCCCCGAGATGTTGAACGATCTCCTTAAGAAAAAACTGAAAGGATAA
- the gatA gene encoding Asp-tRNA(Asn)/Glu-tRNA(Gln) amidotransferase subunit GatA, with translation MKFLNQTLLDIRDQIQGGKTRSVDVVTESLERIKKYDKDINAFITMNDVAMKRAEEIDTRIKKGEKVGRLAGVPIAVKDMYCTKGLKTTAASKILNNFIPQYSATVVQKLEKEGAVIVGKTNCDEFAMGSSNENSAYGVVQNPWRKGHVAGGSSGGAAAAQAARYVFGSMGTDTGGSIRQPASLCGLYGIKPTYGRVSRYGIIAYASSLDQAGPLASSTKDAAEILTSIAGFDEMDSTSSAEAVPDFAKDINPDMTKVTIGIPKEYFGEDLNPEIKSVVLNAIEILKSQGAKFKEISLPHTKFAVPVYYLVATSEASSNLSRYDGIRYGLRVPSQDLNELYSQTRSDGFGTEVKKRIMLGTFALSSGYYDAYYKKASQVRRIILNDFLKAFTGCDAIICPVTTSTAFKVGEKIKDTLSMYYNDIFTTSTNLAGLPGMSIPGGLSKDGLPIGIQIMAPHFKEQTIFNISQALENNLKVDMKMKGGMVDGI, from the coding sequence ATGAAATTTTTAAATCAAACCCTTCTAGATATTCGTGATCAAATTCAGGGCGGAAAAACAAGATCAGTAGATGTTGTTACAGAATCTTTAGAAAGAATTAAGAAATATGACAAAGACATCAACGCATTCATCACAATGAATGACGTTGCCATGAAAAGAGCAGAAGAAATCGATACGCGTATTAAAAAAGGCGAAAAAGTTGGAAGACTCGCGGGAGTTCCAATTGCCGTAAAAGACATGTACTGTACAAAAGGTCTCAAGACTACAGCAGCATCAAAGATTTTAAATAATTTTATTCCTCAGTATTCAGCAACCGTGGTTCAAAAACTTGAAAAAGAAGGCGCTGTCATCGTTGGAAAAACAAACTGCGATGAATTTGCCATGGGCTCAAGTAACGAAAACTCTGCCTATGGAGTTGTACAAAATCCATGGAGAAAGGGCCACGTTGCTGGAGGCTCGAGCGGTGGTGCAGCAGCAGCTCAGGCAGCGAGATATGTTTTTGGCTCCATGGGAACTGACACAGGTGGATCTATCAGGCAGCCAGCAAGTCTTTGCGGACTTTATGGAATCAAGCCCACTTATGGAAGAGTAAGCCGTTATGGAATCATTGCTTACGCTTCATCTCTAGATCAAGCGGGACCGCTTGCAAGCTCAACAAAAGATGCAGCAGAAATTTTAACTTCGATTGCAGGCTTTGATGAAATGGATTCAACATCTTCAGCAGAAGCGGTTCCAGATTTTGCAAAAGACATCAATCCAGATATGACAAAGGTAACCATCGGCATCCCAAAAGAATATTTTGGTGAAGATTTAAATCCAGAAATTAAATCTGTAGTTTTAAACGCCATTGAAATCTTAAAATCCCAGGGTGCAAAATTTAAAGAAATATCTTTACCTCACACAAAGTTTGCAGTTCCGGTTTACTATCTTGTGGCGACAAGCGAGGCTTCGAGCAACTTATCTCGTTACGATGGTATTCGTTACGGATTAAGAGTTCCTTCTCAGGATTTAAATGAGCTTTATAGCCAAACAAGATCAGATGGTTTTGGAACAGAGGTAAAAAAGAGAATCATGCTTGGTACATTTGCGCTCTCAAGCGGCTACTACGATGCTTACTACAAAAAGGCATCGCAAGTGAGAAGAATCATTTTAAATGATTTTTTAAAAGCATTCACAGGTTGTGATGCCATCATTTGCCCAGTGACAACATCAACCGCGTTCAAAGTGGGCGAAAAAATCAAAGATACTCTTTCAATGTACTATAACGATATCTTTACAACGTCGACAAACCTTGCGGGTCTTCCGGGAATGAGCATTCCAGGCGGATTATCTAAAGACGGCCTACCTATTGGAATACAAATTATGGCCCCGCACTTTAAAGAACAAACAATCTTTAATATTTCTCAGGCTCTTGAAAATAATCTGAAAGTAGATATGAAAATGAAAGGCGGGATGGTCGATGGCATATAG
- the gatC gene encoding Asp-tRNA(Asn)/Glu-tRNA(Gln) amidotransferase subunit GatC, translating into MDKKEVEKIGRLSRLKLTSEEVDFYTNHLSMILGHFEELSSIKTEGIEPLVTPTTHTPHTAKDEVKRVVTTEEILKNAPERSGNLFKVPPVVGGD; encoded by the coding sequence ATGGACAAAAAAGAAGTAGAAAAAATCGGGCGCTTATCTCGCCTCAAGCTCACTTCCGAAGAAGTTGATTTTTACACAAACCATTTATCAATGATTCTTGGTCACTTTGAAGAGTTGAGTTCAATCAAAACGGAAGGCATCGAACCCCTGGTCACCCCAACAACTCATACTCCCCACACTGCAAAAGATGAAGTGAAGAGAGTTGTGACGACAGAAGAGATTCTAAAAAATGCTCCAGAGAGAAGCGGAAACTTATTTAAAGTTCCACCTGTAGTGGGAGGAGATTAA
- the ligA gene encoding NAD-dependent DNA ligase LigA — MKKVQPNLTKRYAELIEEIQVHDTNYHVLDRPTIPDREYDKLYAELKNIEEAHPEIISELSPTQRVGAQALDKFKKVAHRKPMLSLQNSYSEEDILAFDKRVKKVLASEKDIEYFCEPKLDGLAIELIYENGTLVGALTRGDGTTGEDVFSNIKTIKSIPMKLKTSTPPKLVEIRGEVLMQKKDFLKLNEEQQEEGEVPFANPRNAAAGTIRQLDPKIAAARPLRFYGYSLGAFEGIQFKSQDSTQKQFRDWGVPTVAEEIISLVDKADGAVDYYNKIKKLRKALPFEIDGIVVKVNDYKLQDELGFISRSPRWANAAKFEPDQAETQIEKIVVQVGRTGALTPVAIMKPVVVGGVTITNATLHNQDEIDRKDVREQDFVIVHRAGDVIPEIVEVLKDKREKKSKAYYIPKECPVCGSEATKVEGEVVLRCPNPLCDAKLKESLKHFVSKRAMNIEKVGDKLIDSFVDNKLIGSYSDLYKIKIDQVLVLERQGEKSAQNIIESIDSSRKPSLSRFIYALGIRFVGEQTAKILAHHFGLLDKFLKTNLEELVEIDGVGPKVAQSIIDAISQDSFKKEIQKIIKNGVDIQGEEKKISSERFKGLTFVITGTLPMDRDEVKKIIESHLGKTSGSVSKKTSYVLAGEAAGTKLDKAQELGVKVLSWEEFQSLLAE; from the coding sequence ATGAAAAAGGTACAGCCTAATCTTACAAAAAGATACGCCGAGCTCATCGAAGAGATTCAGGTTCATGATACAAACTATCATGTTCTAGACCGTCCTACGATTCCAGACCGCGAATATGATAAGCTCTACGCAGAATTAAAAAACATCGAAGAGGCTCATCCCGAAATCATTTCAGAATTGTCTCCAACCCAGAGGGTCGGTGCTCAGGCTCTTGATAAGTTCAAAAAAGTAGCCCATAGAAAACCCATGCTTTCGCTTCAGAATAGTTACTCCGAAGAAGACATTCTGGCTTTTGATAAAAGAGTGAAAAAGGTTTTAGCTTCGGAAAAAGACATTGAGTATTTTTGCGAACCCAAACTGGATGGCCTTGCAATTGAATTAATTTATGAAAACGGAACATTGGTTGGCGCACTCACACGAGGCGATGGAACAACTGGCGAAGATGTTTTTTCAAATATCAAAACCATCAAATCTATTCCTATGAAATTAAAAACATCAACCCCTCCCAAGCTCGTAGAAATTCGCGGTGAAGTTCTAATGCAGAAAAAAGATTTCTTAAAGCTGAATGAAGAGCAGCAAGAAGAAGGCGAGGTTCCCTTTGCCAATCCTCGAAACGCGGCCGCAGGAACAATCCGACAACTTGATCCAAAAATCGCAGCCGCAAGACCTTTGAGATTTTATGGTTATTCTCTTGGGGCCTTTGAAGGAATCCAATTCAAATCTCAAGACTCTACTCAAAAACAATTCAGAGATTGGGGAGTTCCGACCGTTGCAGAAGAGATTATCTCACTTGTGGATAAGGCTGATGGAGCTGTGGATTACTATAATAAAATTAAAAAACTTAGAAAAGCTTTACCCTTCGAAATCGATGGCATTGTTGTAAAAGTAAATGATTACAAACTCCAAGATGAATTGGGTTTTATCTCAAGATCTCCGAGATGGGCCAATGCTGCAAAGTTCGAACCCGACCAAGCTGAAACACAAATTGAAAAAATCGTTGTTCAAGTCGGAAGGACCGGCGCCCTCACTCCGGTTGCAATAATGAAGCCTGTTGTTGTTGGCGGAGTAACGATAACCAACGCCACTCTTCATAATCAAGATGAAATTGATCGCAAAGACGTCAGAGAGCAAGATTTTGTTATCGTACATCGAGCGGGCGATGTGATTCCTGAAATCGTTGAAGTATTAAAAGATAAGCGCGAGAAAAAAAGTAAAGCTTATTATATTCCAAAAGAATGTCCGGTGTGTGGATCTGAAGCCACTAAAGTCGAAGGCGAAGTGGTCTTAAGATGTCCCAACCCACTTTGTGATGCCAAACTAAAAGAATCTCTAAAACATTTTGTTTCAAAGCGTGCAATGAATATAGAAAAGGTCGGAGACAAACTCATTGACAGTTTTGTAGACAACAAATTGATTGGTTCCTACTCGGATCTTTATAAAATTAAAATCGATCAGGTTTTAGTTTTAGAAAGACAAGGCGAAAAATCTGCTCAAAACATTATCGAAAGCATCGATAGCAGCAGAAAACCCAGTCTATCAAGATTCATATACGCTCTAGGAATCCGTTTCGTCGGCGAGCAAACAGCTAAAATTCTCGCCCATCACTTTGGACTCTTAGATAAATTTCTAAAAACAAATTTAGAAGAACTCGTCGAGATTGATGGTGTCGGACCAAAGGTTGCTCAATCCATCATCGACGCAATTTCACAAGATTCCTTCAAAAAAGAAATTCAAAAGATAATTAAAAATGGCGTAGACATCCAAGGTGAGGAAAAAAAAATTTCTTCTGAAAGATTTAAAGGCCTCACGTTTGTAATTACGGGCACTCTACCGATGGATCGCGATGAAGTTAAAAAAATAATCGAAAGCCACCTGGGAAAAACCAGCGGATCCGTGAGTAAGAAAACTAGCTATGTCTTAGCTGGTGAGGCTGCAGGAACAAAACTCGATAAAGCGCAAGAACTCGGAGTTAAAGTTCTATCTTGGGAAGAGTTTCAAAGCTTGCTTGCAGAATAA
- a CDS encoding metallophosphoesterase — translation MRHTDTINRNNMDNNNPFQHAKYTAIISDIHLTEAEPEHPSGDLWKKFKSKEFFFDDTLSDFFEYIQEQTGSEKAELILNGDIFDFDAVMSYPEDAHYRITWLEKIRGLYPEEEKASYKIQKILSEHPLFIEALRKFIKRGNQVVIIIGNHDLELHYHQVQRDIIYSLNLTKEEEKRVRFCEWFYISNEDTLIEHGNQYDPYCLCQNPIHPLVQKFNRVELRLPFGDLAGRYMTNGMGFFNPHVDSNFIMSFGDYIKFFTKYLIRTQPLIMWTWFWSSILVLFQSLLDRLLPELKDPLTTEDRVNDIAEKANATPRMVRELKELAANPAASNPIRLARELWLDRAFIVLIGFIFIFQIFTIIKLAYDFSFFWMFIPLFILVPFFVFYAKSIHSDVSSVKEPNEWVLSVSSRITKVKRVIYGHTHVARHEFIGEVEHLNSGCWTPAFLDVECTKPFGKKTYIWIEPGENGKRTAQLREFIRGDSYQIKSGKPPQDADAPTVIQVSS, via the coding sequence TTGAGACATACAGATACAATTAATAGAAACAACATGGACAACAACAATCCTTTCCAACACGCAAAATATACCGCGATTATAAGCGATATTCATTTAACGGAAGCAGAGCCCGAGCATCCGTCTGGTGATCTTTGGAAAAAATTTAAGAGCAAGGAATTCTTTTTTGACGACACGCTCAGTGATTTTTTCGAATACATTCAAGAGCAGACAGGCAGTGAAAAAGCCGAGTTGATTTTAAATGGAGACATTTTTGATTTCGATGCGGTGATGTCTTATCCTGAAGATGCTCATTACAGAATTACATGGCTAGAAAAAATCAGGGGACTATATCCCGAAGAAGAAAAAGCCTCTTATAAAATACAAAAAATATTGAGCGAGCATCCATTATTCATTGAGGCTTTAAGAAAATTCATCAAAAGAGGAAACCAAGTTGTCATCATCATTGGGAATCACGATTTAGAGCTTCACTACCACCAGGTCCAGAGAGATATTATTTATTCTTTGAATTTAACAAAAGAAGAAGAAAAAAGAGTACGTTTTTGCGAATGGTTTTACATCAGCAATGAAGACACTCTTATTGAGCACGGAAACCAATACGATCCCTACTGTCTTTGCCAAAATCCAATTCACCCACTTGTGCAAAAATTTAACCGCGTGGAATTAAGACTTCCATTCGGGGATTTGGCGGGAAGATACATGACAAACGGCATGGGCTTTTTTAATCCTCACGTGGATTCGAATTTCATTATGAGTTTTGGGGATTATATTAAGTTTTTCACGAAATATTTAATCAGAACTCAGCCGCTCATCATGTGGACATGGTTTTGGTCTTCTATTTTAGTTTTATTTCAATCATTACTCGATAGACTTTTGCCCGAGCTAAAAGACCCACTCACTACAGAGGATCGAGTTAATGACATCGCCGAAAAAGCAAACGCAACACCAAGAATGGTTCGCGAACTCAAAGAGTTGGCGGCGAATCCTGCTGCGAGTAATCCGATTCGACTAGCGAGAGAGTTGTGGCTTGATCGTGCGTTCATCGTGCTTATTGGATTTATTTTTATCTTCCAAATTTTTACTATTATTAAACTCGCCTATGACTTTTCATTTTTCTGGATGTTCATTCCGTTGTTTATTTTGGTTCCGTTTTTTGTCTTCTACGCTAAATCAATTCACTCCGATGTGAGTTCGGTAAAAGAACCCAATGAATGGGTTTTGAGTGTGTCTTCAAGAATCACAAAAGTAAAACGTGTGATCTATGGTCACACACATGTCGCTCGTCATGAGTTCATTGGCGAGGTAGAACATTTGAATTCAGGATGTTGGACTCCCGCGTTTCTAGATGTGGAGTGCACGAAACCTTTTGGCAAGAAGACATACATTTGGATTGAGCCAGGCGAGAACGGCAAAAGAACGGCTCAGCTCAGAGAATTTATCCGTGGCGATTCATATCAAATTAAAAGCGGAAAACCTCCCCAAGATGCTGATGCTCCAACCGTTATTCAGGTTAGTTCCTAA
- a CDS encoding lytic transglycosylase domain-containing protein has protein sequence MKTICLNIVMGLGLGTFFSTEVIYQPTLNLSNKAWASVPVFDASTESFDRNPNTFAPSTNNHIVSTINQTFDKNYVLNDLDNKISDDFKIPPDLRERVSFWFDIYTKYSAQEEVIHHANYPWIVFRIVDLRPILESDGNKWVKYHKSKKFSKIQRQDVSNILTRLSKKKSFTKLSPDEQDIHQALLQIPGKNRQKIALNALRNLRTQVGQKDFILKGLESSSLYIPELEKVFAEKNLPLELTRLPFVESSFNVDAVSKVGASGIWQVMPYIGRKLLIMNNAVDERNSPVKAASSAAFILKQNKQILKNWPLALTAYNHGVGSLNTAVKKTGSRELTFLIKNYKAKSFGFASQNFFSSFLAVLHAEKYRAQIYDTVIPLSPLKFRELKLTKAVKLKELLKFTGMSKDGFQKYNLDIKDDAFKRNMSIPRGYIVHIPDTIVTEFLSKKQKFGKLIEDSSTIESRIN, from the coding sequence ATGAAAACTATCTGCTTAAATATCGTAATGGGATTGGGTTTAGGTACCTTCTTTAGTACTGAAGTTATCTATCAGCCTACGTTGAATTTGTCGAACAAGGCCTGGGCATCCGTTCCCGTATTTGACGCCAGCACAGAGAGTTTTGATCGTAATCCAAATACATTTGCTCCTTCAACAAACAACCATATTGTCTCTACGATCAATCAAACTTTTGATAAGAATTATGTATTGAATGATCTAGACAATAAGATCTCTGATGATTTTAAGATCCCTCCTGATTTAAGAGAAAGAGTGTCTTTCTGGTTTGATATTTATACAAAGTATTCTGCTCAAGAGGAAGTGATTCATCATGCGAATTATCCCTGGATTGTTTTCAGAATTGTAGATTTAAGACCTATACTGGAATCTGACGGAAATAAATGGGTAAAGTACCATAAATCTAAAAAATTCTCAAAAATTCAAAGACAAGATGTTAGCAATATATTAACAAGACTCTCTAAAAAGAAAAGTTTCACAAAATTATCTCCAGATGAACAAGACATTCATCAAGCACTCTTACAAATTCCTGGCAAAAACAGACAAAAAATTGCTCTCAATGCTCTGAGAAATCTGAGAACCCAAGTCGGGCAAAAAGATTTTATTCTTAAAGGTTTAGAATCAAGCTCTCTTTATATTCCTGAATTAGAAAAAGTATTCGCAGAAAAAAATCTTCCCTTAGAGTTAACAAGACTTCCTTTCGTTGAAAGCAGTTTCAATGTAGATGCTGTAAGTAAAGTTGGTGCAAGTGGTATCTGGCAAGTGATGCCTTATATCGGCAGAAAATTACTCATCATGAATAACGCCGTGGACGAAAGAAATTCTCCCGTAAAAGCTGCAAGCTCAGCCGCATTTATCTTAAAACAAAATAAACAAATCTTGAAAAACTGGCCACTCGCTTTAACAGCATACAACCACGGCGTGGGAAGCTTGAATACGGCAGTTAAGAAAACAGGATCCAGAGAACTCACATTCTTAATCAAAAACTACAAGGCAAAGTCTTTTGGTTTTGCTTCACAAAATTTCTTCTCTTCATTCTTAGCAGTACTTCATGCAGAAAAATATAGAGCTCAAATCTATGATACAGTAATTCCTCTTTCTCCATTGAAATTCAGAGAATTGAAACTCACAAAAGCCGTGAAGTTAAAAGAGCTTTTAAAATTCACAGGCATGAGCAAAGATGGATTCCAAAAATATAATCTTGATATTAAAGACGACGCTTTCAAAAGAAACATGTCTATCCCAAGAGGATACATAGTTCACATTCCAGACACAATCGTCACAGAATTCTTATCAAAGAAACAAAAATTCGGAAAACTCATAGAAGATTCGTCAACTATTGAGTCACGCATAAATTAA
- a CDS encoding 2-oxoglutarate and iron-dependent oxygenase domain-containing protein — protein sequence METTQNTNSTTSKYVPDRQVPELSLKDFTQGTSQQRKQFIDDLFLGMKEFGFINLRDHGIDSDLLKKAYELSEKLFSLPLDTKKQYILKGSGGARGYTAFGQEHAKDSPVMDLKEFWHVGRDPINGDPSAQYFAPNIWPKEVPEFKELYMHLYNELDNCAFQLLKALTYSLELPENYFDKLAGGGNSILRMLHYPPIPEGVDPRCVRAAAHEDINLITLLVCASASGLQLKDRDGKWLDVETAPHLITVDAGDMLARITNDVIPSTTHRVINPANTENKSRYSMPYFMHAHPESVLECIPSCRGEGEKYPPIREHDFLMQRLREIGLIK from the coding sequence ATGGAAACAACTCAAAATACAAACTCAACGACATCCAAATATGTGCCTGATCGTCAGGTTCCAGAATTATCACTTAAAGACTTTACTCAAGGCACCTCACAACAAAGAAAACAGTTTATCGACGACTTATTCCTGGGTATGAAAGAGTTTGGTTTCATCAACCTCAGGGATCATGGAATTGATTCGGATCTTTTAAAGAAAGCCTACGAGCTTAGCGAAAAACTTTTCAGCTTACCTCTTGATACAAAAAAACAATACATTCTAAAAGGTAGCGGCGGAGCAAGGGGCTACACAGCGTTTGGCCAAGAGCACGCCAAAGACTCTCCAGTGATGGATTTAAAAGAATTCTGGCATGTCGGTCGCGATCCTATTAATGGAGATCCAAGCGCTCAGTATTTTGCACCAAACATTTGGCCAAAAGAAGTTCCTGAGTTTAAAGAACTTTACATGCACCTTTACAACGAATTAGACAATTGCGCTTTTCAACTTTTAAAAGCATTAACTTATTCATTAGAGCTTCCAGAAAATTATTTTGATAAATTAGCCGGTGGTGGAAACTCTATTCTTAGAATGCTTCACTACCCGCCAATTCCAGAAGGTGTCGACCCAAGATGTGTGAGAGCAGCAGCTCACGAGGATATCAATCTCATTACACTATTGGTTTGTGCATCAGCCTCAGGTCTTCAATTAAAAGATCGCGACGGAAAATGGTTGGACGTAGAAACTGCGCCTCACCTTATCACGGTGGATGCGGGAGATATGTTAGCTAGAATTACAAACGACGTGATTCCTTCTACAACTCACAGAGTGATCAACCCAGCAAATACGGAAAATAAAAGCAGATACTCGATGCCTTACTTTATGCATGCGCATCCAGAATCTGTATTGGAGTGTATTCCGTCTTGCAGGGGTGAGGGTGAAAAGTATCCGCCGATTAGAGAGCATGACTTCTTAATGCAGAGATTAAGAGAGATTGGGTTGATTAAGTAA